From one Streptomyces sp. R41 genomic stretch:
- a CDS encoding Asp23/Gls24 family envelope stress response protein: MTEPNGSTRQKSDPDEPSIGVGTTLQAARPGPQEPPETRGRTTIADGVVEKIAGIAAREVPGVNALGGGFTRTMGAVRDRVPGGHASAGRGVKVEVGEKQTAIDLQVVVEYGVSIREVAAEVRENVIAAVERMTGLEVVEVNIAVNDVHLPDEDTPETSGDRVH, translated from the coding sequence ATGACGGAGCCGAACGGTTCAACCCGGCAGAAGTCCGATCCCGATGAGCCGAGCATCGGCGTGGGCACGACGCTTCAGGCCGCACGGCCCGGGCCTCAGGAACCGCCGGAGACCCGGGGCCGGACGACCATCGCGGACGGGGTGGTGGAGAAGATCGCGGGGATCGCCGCCCGGGAGGTCCCCGGAGTCAACGCACTGGGCGGCGGATTCACTCGCACCATGGGCGCCGTGCGCGACCGGGTCCCGGGCGGGCACGCGAGCGCGGGGCGCGGCGTCAAGGTCGAGGTCGGCGAGAAGCAGACCGCCATCGACCTCCAGGTCGTCGTGGAATACGGGGTCAGCATCCGCGAGGTCGCCGCAGAGGTCCGTGAGAATGTGATCGCGGCGGTGGAACGGATGACGGGCCTGGAAGTCGTCGAAGTGAACATCGCCGTCAACGACGTGCACCTGCCGGACGAGGACACGCCAGAGACCAGCGGAGACCGGGTGCATTAG
- a CDS encoding ANTAR domain-containing protein translates to MRSDSRSARIQVLVAEQAARRGARVGVVDVCTAAVAALPVGGAGLSAMSRTAASHPLCSTDDISEQLEELQLTLGEGPCVDAFLHGSAVLTPDLLTGVLQDRWTVFADAALEAGARAVFALPLQMGAISPGVLDLYADVPTVLDAEELADALAFADLATLLLLDARIEETGAPVDGALEDRGFEDLGGYRAEIDQATGILTVQLGVGIEEAFVRLRAYAYMQGRRLADVAADVVAHRLRFSPDAEPERTDEET, encoded by the coding sequence ATGAGGTCCGACAGCCGCTCGGCGCGGATTCAGGTGCTGGTCGCCGAGCAGGCTGCGCGACGCGGTGCCCGGGTCGGTGTGGTGGATGTGTGCACCGCGGCCGTGGCCGCGCTGCCGGTCGGCGGGGCCGGGCTGTCGGCGATGTCCCGGACTGCGGCGAGCCATCCGCTGTGCAGCACCGACGACATCAGCGAGCAGTTGGAGGAGTTGCAGCTCACGCTGGGCGAGGGGCCCTGCGTGGATGCCTTCCTGCACGGCTCGGCCGTCCTGACACCCGATCTGCTGACCGGTGTGCTGCAGGACCGCTGGACCGTGTTCGCCGATGCCGCCCTGGAAGCCGGGGCACGCGCGGTGTTCGCGCTGCCTCTGCAGATGGGGGCGATCAGCCCGGGAGTCCTGGACCTGTACGCCGACGTGCCGACGGTGCTGGATGCAGAGGAGCTGGCCGATGCGCTGGCGTTCGCCGATCTCGCGACGCTGCTCCTGCTCGACGCCCGGATCGAGGAGACGGGCGCGCCGGTCGACGGAGCGCTGGAAGATCGAGGCTTCGAGGATCTCGGCGGATACCGGGCGGAGATCGACCAGGCCACCGGCATCCTCACCGTCCAGCTCGGCGTCGGTATCGAAGAAGCCTTCGTACGGCTGCGCGCCTACGCCTATATGCAGGGCCGCCGGCTCGCGGACGTGGCCGCCGACGTGGTGGCCCATCGACTCCGCTTCTCCCCGGACGCGGAACCCGAACGGACCGACGAGGAAACCTGA
- a CDS encoding PAS domain-containing protein, with protein sequence MDTLDELIRRTEPSALLTLDGTIRSLNASMAAMLGRPAEQCVGHDFLRMLPETQRASGENLLTHGATTKTVAMRVLQFPGPGSASVVSLVEARPVEDPAGGPRLVWVHLVDARNDLGGLLVPFKLAAAAADLGLWMYSPEEHQLEWLGGAPALAALFPEASVSFSSMVRRVHPDDREALGRIVRSTAAPSPTMWPARSVGSSWAMAALSRSLGCSATRRSSRRADRKCWPR encoded by the coding sequence ATGGACACCTTGGACGAACTCATTCGGAGGACTGAACCGTCGGCTCTTTTGACCCTGGACGGCACCATCCGCTCCCTCAACGCCTCGATGGCCGCGATGCTGGGCAGGCCGGCGGAGCAGTGCGTAGGTCATGACTTCCTCCGAATGCTGCCCGAAACCCAGCGGGCCTCGGGGGAGAATCTGCTGACGCACGGGGCCACGACGAAGACGGTCGCGATGCGTGTGCTGCAGTTCCCAGGGCCGGGCAGCGCGTCCGTGGTCAGCCTCGTCGAGGCCCGGCCGGTGGAAGATCCCGCGGGTGGCCCCCGGCTGGTGTGGGTGCACTTGGTGGACGCGCGCAACGACCTGGGCGGTCTGCTGGTCCCGTTCAAGCTGGCGGCCGCGGCTGCGGACCTCGGCCTGTGGATGTACTCACCCGAGGAGCACCAGCTGGAGTGGCTGGGTGGCGCACCCGCCCTGGCCGCGCTGTTCCCGGAGGCCTCCGTTTCCTTTTCCAGTATGGTCCGGCGAGTTCACCCAGATGACCGGGAGGCCTTGGGACGGATCGTGCGCTCGACCGCCGCCCCGTCTCCCACCATGTGGCCTGCCAGATCCGTCGGATCCAGCTGGGCTATGGCGGCCCTGAGCAGGTCTTTGGGGTGTTCCGCGACGAGACGCAGCTCGAGGAGGGCCGACAGGAAGTGCTGGCCACGCTGA
- a CDS encoding STAS domain-containing protein: MPLPQLTIYRHDRQNRTLITLAGEIDLESAPLVRAALARCLSDGIRIVDVDLTPVTFCDCSGLNAFLYASQKTTEAGGILRLHHPPPALGLILDLTGSGFLLLGPPVGNLSSPPGDVPAPIAQASPHRPVPLVPVLSGDVR, from the coding sequence ATGCCCCTCCCACAGCTCACCATCTACCGTCATGATCGACAGAACCGGACGCTGATCACCCTGGCCGGTGAGATCGACCTGGAATCGGCGCCGCTGGTGCGCGCAGCACTGGCGCGGTGTCTGAGCGACGGCATCCGCATCGTCGATGTCGACCTCACCCCTGTGACCTTCTGCGACTGCAGCGGCCTCAATGCCTTCCTTTACGCTTCACAGAAGACCACAGAGGCCGGCGGAATCCTACGACTGCACCACCCGCCACCGGCACTGGGCCTGATCCTCGACCTCACCGGCTCCGGGTTCCTGCTCCTCGGCCCTCCGGTCGGGAACCTGTCGTCTCCTCCCGGGGATGTCCCAGCCCCGATCGCTCAAGCCTCGCCGCACCGGCCTGTTCCGCTGGTGCCTGTCCTCTCGGGCGATGTGCGGTGA